The sequence ACTTAAACCTATAATGGTTCCACAAGTACTATCAAGATTTATTGAAGAGGTAACAGCTCCTTCTTTCCCCTCTATATAAGAACGACGTATAGCTATTTTCTTTCCTTTTTTTCTTAATAAATCAATAGCCATTTCAAAATTTCCATTTGTTCTTATTAAAGCTTTTTTACAATCCATAATTCCAACCCCGGTAGTTTCCCTTAATCTCTTAATAAGTGAAATTTTCATAAGTTTTCATTTTTATTTGAATGAATACCTTGTTGGATTGCTTTTGTTATGAACTGCAAAATCATATCGATGGATTTTGAAGAATCATCATTGGATGGAATAGGATAATTAATTCCATTTGGATCTGTATTAGTATCTACCATAGCAAAAACAGGAATATCTAATCTTATAGCTTCTGATAATGCTATTTTTTCTTTGTATGGATCTATCAAAAAAACTCCTCCTGGTAGATGTGTCATAGAGGAAATACTTCCTAGATTTTTATACAACTTGACATATAATCTATTGATCAATAACCGTTCTTTTTTAGATAAAGTATCAAAAGTCCCATTCTTTTTCATTCTTTCTATATTATTCATTCTTTTTACAGACTTTCTAATTGTAGCAAAATTGGTCAATAAACCCCCTAACCATCTTTCCGTAACAAAAGGCATACTTACACTTTTTGCATAATGACAAACTTTTTCTCTAGCCTGCGCTTTTGTTCCCACTAATAAAATTTTTTTACCCATAGTCACAATTTTTTTTAATTCTTTACAGGCTTCTTCTAGTTTAAGAATTGTTTTGGATAAATCTATAATATGAAATCCACCTTTTTTCATGAAAATAAAAGGACGCATTTTTGGATTCCATTTCCGAGAAATATGTCCAAAATGAACTCCTGCTTTCAATAAATCATTGGTATTAATTTCCATTTTTTTAACGTTTCGAAAACTGAAATCTTTTTCTTGCTTTTTTTTGACCAAATTTTTTCCTTTCCACTTCTCTAGAATCACGGGTTAATAATCCTTTCTTTTTTAATATATTTCTATTATTGAAATCAAGTTGACAAAGTGCTCTAGATATAGCAAGACAAATCGCTTCCGCTTGTCCATTAAACCCTCCTCCATTAACTTGAATCGTTATATCAAACTTATAATTATCTATTAATTTAAGAGGATATAAAACTTTTACATGAACATTTTTTGGAAAATATTGTTCGTATTTTTGAGTGTTAATCATAATGGATCCCTCTCCTTGCCTTAGGTATATACGAGCAAGGGATCTTTTTCTTCTTCCTATAGTATGGATCATCTCTTTCAATAATTTAACAATATTGGTTTTTGTGCCTTATGCTTGTGTTCCTTCCCTGTATAAATATGAAGATTCTTTATGATCTTATATCTTAAACGATTTTTAGGAAGCATACCTTTAACTGCTTTATATATTAACTGTTTTGGATTTTTATGAAAAAGAGCTCTAACAGAGGTTATTTTTTTACCACCTGGAAAACCAGTATAACGGACATATTTCTTAGAAATCCATTTTTTACCAGTTAATTTTATTTTTTCAGAATGAATCACTACAACATGATCACCACAATCTATATGTGGAGAAAAGTTAGATTTGTGTTTGCCTCTTATTCTTAAAGCAACCTTAGTAGAAAATCTTCCAAGACATTGGTTGCTTGCGTCCATTAAAATCCATTTCTTTGGACAAATTTTATTAATAGTCTTAAAACTTAAAGAATCCATGTAGGATCAAATATAAGATATTTTCAGAAAAAAATTAATATTTAATGACTTTTTGTCATAAAAAAACAAATTTTTTTTTTGATTGAAAGCATATTATTGTCATACCTCTTAATTATGGCATAATGATTGGATATCTTGATTTATTAAGAAAAAAAGTAATAAAAATGAGTAAAATTATAGGTATAGACCTGGGAACAACAAATTCCTGTGTAGCAGTAATGGAGATAAACGATCCTGTTGTTATTCCTAATTCAGAAGGAAAAAGAACTACTCCATCTATAGTTGCTTTTGTAGAAGGAGGAGAAAGAAAGATAGGAGATCCTGCAAAAAGACAAGCAGTAACCAATCCACAAAAAACCATTTTTTCCATTAAACGTTTTATGGGTAGAATGTTTTCTGAGGTAACAGAAGAATTAAAACACATTCCTTACAAAATTGTAAAAGGAGGAAATAATACTCCTCGTGTTAATATAGAAAATAGACTATATGCTCCTCAAGAAATATCGGCGATGATTCTTCAAAAAATGAAAAAAACAGCGGAAGATTATTTGGGAAAAGAAGTAAATCAAGCCGTTATTACTGTCCCCGCCTATTTTAATGATGCGCAAAGACAAGCTACTAAAGAAGCAGGAGAAATAGCAGGATTAAAAGTAGAAAGAATAATTAATGAACCAACAGCCGCAGCATTGGCTTATGGATTA comes from Blattabacterium sp. (Mastotermes darwiniensis) str. MADAR and encodes:
- the rpsB gene encoding 30S ribosomal protein S2; amino-acid sequence: MEINTNDLLKAGVHFGHISRKWNPKMRPFIFMKKGGFHIIDLSKTILKLEEACKELKKIVTMGKKILLVGTKAQAREKVCHYAKSVSMPFVTERWLGGLLTNFATIRKSVKRMNNIERMKKNGTFDTLSKKERLLINRLYVKLYKNLGSISSMTHLPGGVFLIDPYKEKIALSEAIRLDIPVFAMVDTNTDPNGINYPIPSNDDSSKSIDMILQFITKAIQQGIHSNKNENL
- the rpsI gene encoding 30S ribosomal protein S9 — its product is MIHTIGRRKRSLARIYLRQGEGSIMINTQKYEQYFPKNVHVKVLYPLKLIDNYKFDITIQVNGGGFNGQAEAICLAISRALCQLDFNNRNILKKKGLLTRDSREVERKKFGQKKARKRFQFSKR
- the rplM gene encoding 50S ribosomal protein L13, translating into MDSLSFKTINKICPKKWILMDASNQCLGRFSTKVALRIRGKHKSNFSPHIDCGDHVVVIHSEKIKLTGKKWISKKYVRYTGFPGGKKITSVRALFHKNPKQLIYKAVKGMLPKNRLRYKIIKNLHIYTGKEHKHKAQKPILLNY